A DNA window from Haliovirga abyssi contains the following coding sequences:
- a CDS encoding GNAT family N-acetyltransferase has protein sequence MKRLFKLKLRELQLGDIEDYQVWTHPSRIYHKYNGPYYKHANEKEHEENIKTLRSRLESGEQNVLGNREIIADMETNEIIGLVNWYWKSKETNWLEVGIVIFNENYWGCGIGYKALALWIDKVFETKDELVRIGLTTWSGNVRMMGLAEKLGLKKEAEYRNARIVNGVYYDSVSYGILKEEWEMLKHE, from the coding sequence ATGAAGAGGCTATTTAAACTAAAATTGAGAGAATTACAGTTGGGAGATATTGAAGACTACCAAGTATGGACACATCCATCAAGAATTTATCACAAATACAATGGGCCATATTACAAACATGCGAATGAAAAAGAACATGAGGAAAACATCAAAACTCTTCGTAGTAGACTTGAATCAGGAGAACAGAACGTATTGGGAAACAGAGAAATAATAGCTGATATGGAAACTAATGAAATAATAGGCCTTGTAAATTGGTATTGGAAGTCAAAAGAAACTAATTGGCTAGAAGTAGGAATAGTAATTTTCAACGAAAACTATTGGGGCTGTGGAATTGGATATAAAGCTTTAGCATTATGGATAGATAAAGTGTTTGAGACTAAAGATGAATTGGTAAGGATAGGTCTAACTACATGGTCTGGAAATGTGCGAATGATGGGATTAGCAGAAAAACTAGGGTTGAAAAAAGAAGCTGAATATAGAAATGCTAGAATAGTAAACGGTGTGTATTATGATTCAGTCAGCTATGGAATATTGAAAGAAGAATGGGAGATGTTGAAACACGAGTAA
- a CDS encoding HAD hydrolase-like protein encodes MYQIIKINIYKNEVIHIGDSIGSDILGAKNCGIKSIWLKRNKINRTNESIENICIDLNEVKNFIETKI; translated from the coding sequence ATATATCAAATTATAAAGATTAATATATATAAAAATGAAGTGATACATATAGGGGATTCTATTGGAAGTGATATTTTAGGAGCAAAAAATTGTGGTATAAAATCAATTTGGTTAAAAAGAAATAAAATTAATAGAACGAATGAATCCATAGAAAATATTTGTATAGATTTAAACGAAGTAAAGAATTTTATAGAAACTAAGATTTAA
- a CDS encoding S66 family peptidase: MMIFPEKLKRGDEIRIIAPSKSLSLISEETRDIANKCFEEMGLKVSFSKNCEKSDEFDSSSIEERIEDLHEAFLNKKIKGIFTALGGYNANQMLKFIDYELIKNNPKIICGYSDITVLLNAIYKKTGMITYLGPYYSTFGMKKGIDYTKNYFKKIFFNNEDFIVEKSLEWSDDLWFLDQENRIFYKNEGYRIINKGIGKGKIIGGNLSTLNLLQGTEYMPNLENTILLIEDDKLTFPENFDRDLQSLIQQPNFEKVRGIIFGRFQITSKMKEEIFLKIIQSKKELRNIPIVSNVDFGHTTPQITFPIGGFSEINLVDKVEIKISVK, from the coding sequence ATGATGATATTTCCAGAGAAATTAAAAAGAGGAGATGAAATAAGAATAATAGCTCCTTCAAAAAGTTTGAGTTTAATAAGTGAAGAAACTAGAGATATTGCAAATAAATGTTTTGAAGAAATGGGATTAAAGGTTAGCTTTTCAAAAAATTGCGAAAAATCAGATGAATTCGATTCATCCTCAATTGAAGAAAGAATAGAAGATTTACATGAAGCATTTTTAAATAAAAAAATTAAAGGTATTTTTACAGCACTTGGAGGATACAATGCAAATCAAATGTTAAAATTCATAGATTATGAACTGATAAAAAATAATCCTAAAATAATTTGTGGTTATTCGGATATAACAGTATTATTAAATGCGATATATAAAAAAACGGGTATGATAACTTATTTAGGACCATATTATTCAACATTTGGGATGAAAAAAGGTATAGATTATACAAAAAATTATTTTAAAAAGATTTTTTTTAATAATGAAGATTTTATAGTTGAAAAATCATTAGAATGGAGTGATGATTTATGGTTTTTAGATCAAGAAAATCGAATTTTTTATAAGAATGAAGGATATAGAATTATAAATAAAGGTATAGGAAAAGGAAAAATAATTGGAGGAAATTTATCTACATTAAATTTACTGCAAGGAACTGAATATATGCCGAATTTGGAAAATACAATATTATTAATTGAAGATGATAAATTAACTTTTCCAGAAAATTTTGATAGAGATTTACAATCGTTAATACAACAACCAAATTTTGAAAAAGTAAGAGGTATAATATTTGGAAGATTTCAAATAACATCAAAGATGAAAGAAGAAATATTTTTGAAGATAATTCAATCAAAAAAAGAATTAAGAAATATTCCAATAGTATCAAATGTAGATTTTGGACATACAACACCACAAATTACTTTTCCGATTGGAGGTTTTTCAGAAATAAATTTAGTTGATAAAGTTGAAATTAAAATAAGTGTAAAATAA
- a CDS encoding LysE family translocator → MQKIFFKGLTTGLLLQMAIGPVFVFIAKISLQNGATTALSAVIAVTIVDYIYIILAIMGVGKILEEEKTKRIVGFISSVILIIFGLLMIVKGISFMPKNIQVEIINSGLKQSFILAFILTISNPLTIVFWTSIFTAKMIEYSMGKKELIVFGIASGLATFLFLGLCVIILSFMKTMIPEKVIQILNILVGLLLIVYGIIRSIKTK, encoded by the coding sequence ATGCAGAAAATATTTTTTAAAGGATTAACAACAGGATTATTACTACAAATGGCAATCGGACCTGTTTTTGTTTTTATTGCGAAGATATCTTTGCAAAATGGAGCAACAACTGCTTTATCTGCGGTGATTGCTGTAACAATTGTAGATTATATTTATATAATTTTAGCTATAATGGGAGTGGGGAAAATTCTAGAGGAAGAAAAAACCAAAAGAATAGTTGGGTTTATTAGTTCGGTTATTTTAATTATATTTGGATTACTAATGATTGTGAAAGGGATTAGTTTTATGCCAAAAAATATTCAAGTTGAAATAATAAATAGTGGATTAAAACAAAGTTTCATTTTAGCTTTTATATTAACAATTTCAAATCCATTAACTATTGTTTTTTGGACGAGTATATTTACTGCAAAAATGATAGAATATTCTATGGGTAAAAAGGAATTGATAGTGTTTGGAATTGCTTCAGGATTAGCCACTTTTTTGTTTCTTGGTTTATGTGTAATAATATTATCATTTATGAAAACAATGATTCCAGAAAAGGTGATTCAAATATTGAATATACTGGTAGGACTACTGTTGATTGTATATGGTATTATAAGAAGTATTAAAACAAAGTAA
- a CDS encoding 2'-5' RNA ligase family protein, whose amino-acid sequence MQQLDPSKVEASAIDFTIEELIPYIQPYREKYTKDGAIGMLPHISIIYPFFRNLSDINNNLSRLEKLCNTISKIDISITDIGYFMSNEIMYFKPTLQEPILDVIKKFATEFIETPPYNGKISIDNLSAHITISSSKNHNVQIEKELALLKEKIPPNIKLNKINLNIKYDGKWINYKTFQL is encoded by the coding sequence ATGCAACAATTAGATCCTAGTAAAGTTGAAGCATCAGCTATTGATTTTACTATAGAAGAGTTAATACCATATATTCAGCCATATAGAGAAAAATATACCAAAGATGGAGCTATTGGGATGCTTCCTCATATTTCAATCATATATCCTTTTTTTCGTAACTTAAGTGATATTAACAATAATTTAAGTCGTCTTGAAAAATTATGTAATACAATTTCAAAAATAGACATTTCAATTACTGATATAGGATATTTTATGTCTAACGAAATAATGTATTTCAAACCTACTCTACAAGAACCTATATTAGATGTCATAAAGAAGTTTGCAACTGAATTTATCGAAACACCTCCTTATAATGGTAAAATTTCAATAGATAACTTATCTGCACATATAACTATTAGTTCAAGTAAGAATCATAATGTCCAGATAGAAAAAGAGTTAGCTTTACTAAAAGAAAAAATACCCCCAAATATTAAACTTAATAAGATTAATTTAAATATAAAATACGATGGGAAATGGATAAACTACAAAACATTTCAATTGTAA